The following proteins come from a genomic window of Peromyscus eremicus chromosome 23, PerEre_H2_v1, whole genome shotgun sequence:
- the LOC131898478 gene encoding 2'-5'-oligoadenylate synthase-like protein 2, translated as MDPTPDLYGTPGDKLDHFLEHSLQPQRDWKEEGQDAWERIEGFLRDQCFRDELFLDQEVKVLKVVKGGSSGKGTMLNHRSDQDIVLFLSCFSSFQHQARHREFIIDFIEDKLLHCRRSLAYNITVVKHREGNRTPRSLTLNVQPRKSDCIIRMDVLPAYDALGPFSRDMKPAPEIYENLIKSQGYPGEFSPSFTELQRHFVKSRPVKLKNLLRLVKFWYLQYLRSKYRRAALPPKYSLELLTIYAWETGTESSENFNLDEGFVAVMELLRDYQDICVYWTKYYNFQNEVVGNFLKQQLKRDRPIILDPADPTNNLGSKSGWDLVAKEASICLQQACCWTEDHSGGWDVPRARDVQVMVKQTGRETWSLWADPYSPIRKMKAEIKRKNDIFGDLRISFQEPQGDRQLLSSQKTLSEYGIFSKVTVRVLETFPPEMQVFVKDSSGQSKPYAIDPDATIYDLKMKIEAAVGLYTEDQVLMLEDEELEDNYSLAELQIRDCDTIQLRRVS; from the exons ATGGATCCAACCCCCGATCTGTATGGGACCCCTGGGGACAAGCTGGACcacttcctggagcacagcctTCAGCCCCAGAGggactggaaagaggaagggcaggACGCCTGGGAGAGAATCGAGGGGTTCCTTCGGGACCAATGCTTCCGTGATGAGCTGTTTCTGGACCAAGAAGTCAAGGTGCTTAAGGTGGTGAAG GGAGGCTCCTCAGGAAAGGGGACAATGCTGAACCACAGATCTGACCAGGACATAGTTCTGTTCCTGAGCTGCTTCTCCAGTTTCCAACATCAGGCGAGACACCGAGAATTCATCATCGACTTCATTGAGGACAAGCTCCTTCACTGCAGGAGGAGCCTGGCGTACAACATCACTGTGGTTAAACACAGAGAGGGGAATCGGACCCCTCGCTCCCTGACCTTAAATGTCCAGCCCAGGAAGAGTGACTGCATTATTCGGATGGACGTTCTCCCGGCTTATGACGCTTTGG GACCCTTTTCCCGAGACATGAAGCCAGCACCGGAAATCTATGAAAATCTAATAAAGAGTCAAGGCTACCCTGGAGAGTTCTCTCCAAGCTTCACAGAGCTGCAGAGGCATTTTGTGAAAAGCCGCCCAGTGAAACTGAAGAACCTCCTTCGGCTGGTGAAGTTCTGGTACCTGCAG TACCTGAGAAGTAAATATAGAAGAGCAGCATTACCCCCAAAATATTCGCTGGAGCTTCTCACCATCTACGCCTGGGAAACGGGTACAGAGAGCAGTGAAAACTTCAATTTGGATGAAGGGTTTGTAGCCGTGATGGAGCTCCTCAGAGACTACCAAGACATCTGCGTATACTGGACCAAGTACTACAATTTCCAAAACGAGGTCGTGGGAAACTTTCTCAAACAACAGCTGAAAAGGGACCG GCCCATCATCCTAGACCCCGCGGACCCCACCAACAACTTAGGAAGTAAAAGCGGCTGGGACCTGGTGGCCAAAGAAGCTTCTATCTGCCTGCAACAGGCCTGTTGCTGGACTGAAGACCACAGCGGGGGCTGGGATGTACCG CGAGCAAGGGACGTTCAGGTGATGGTGAAACAGACGGGAAGAGAAACATGGAGCCTCTGGGCAGACCCCTACAGCCCCATCAggaagatgaaggcagagatCAAGAGAAAAAACGACATCTTCGGGGATCTACGCATCTCCTTCCAGGAGCCTCAAGGAGATAGGCAACTGCTCAGTAGCCAGAAGACCCTATCAGAATACGGAATATTCTCTAAGGTGACCGTCCGGGTGCTGGAGACCTTTCCTCCTGAGATGCAGGTCTTTGTGAAGGATTCCAGTGGCCAGAGCAAGCCTTACGCCATTGACCCTGATGCTACCATCTATGACCTGAAGATGAAAATTGAAGCTGCTGTAGGGCTTTATACAGAGGATCAGGTACTGATGTTGGAGGATGAGGAGCTGGAAGATAATTACAGCCTTGCAGAGCTACAGATCAGAGACTGTGACACCATCCAGCTCAGAAGGGTGAGCTAG